The following nucleotide sequence is from Vicia villosa cultivar HV-30 ecotype Madison, WI unplaced genomic scaffold, Vvil1.0 ctg.001929F_1_1, whole genome shotgun sequence.
TAAAGGGATCTCTAGTGGACGAAGTAATAAACTTAATAATATCCTTCAACCAAAAAGAACATCTTGAAAAGACTTTTTTTACCTCTCTTCCACCCCACATTTTTGAAGACAAATCTCCGTAACAAACTTTCAACACTTTATACCACAAAGAATTTTCCCCTTGAAGTATCCGCCATCTCCACTTGTTAAGAAAAGCCAAATTGAACAAAACAATATTTTTGACTCCTAATCCCCCTTTATTCAAAGGTAAAGTAACATCCTCCCACTTTATCCAATGAGTTTTTCTTCTTTCATCTACTCCTCCCCATAAAAATTTGCTTTGAATGCTAGAAATCCTCTTTGCCACTTTGCTTGGCAATTTGTAAAAAGACATAGTAAAAATAACTAAGGAACTAAGCACGGACTTTAAAAGAGTAATTCTACCACCCAAGTTCAAAAAACGGTTCGTCCACCCTTCCAACCGGTTCTTCATCTTAGACAAAAGAGGATACCAAGTAGCTTCTTTCCTAGGATTGAACCCAATAGGTATACCAAGAAAATAAAAGTTGCTATCCCCCACCTtacatgaaagaaagtgagaaaCTGCCTCCAAAAAATGAACATTAGAATTAATGCCAATTAACTTGCTTTTGTGATAGTTAATACCAAGGCCCGACACTAATTCAAAGCCCGAAGCACGACTCTCAAAGCCCACACATGTTTCCAATTGCCATCTCCCACTAttaaagtgtcatccgcaaattgtagaATATCCACCGGGCACGACCTATTAATAATAAAACTTTGAAATTCTCCCACCTCAATCGATTTTCTAACAAGCCCCGTTAGTTCTTCCgccaccaaaacaaaaagaaaaggagaaagcgGATCGCCTTGTCTCAATCCTCTACTAACTTTAAACTCTTTCGTAGGGCACCCATTAACAAGCACGGACATATTACTATTAAACACCAATAATTCCATCCATTCCATCCATTTCTCACCAAACCCCATTCTAATAAGCATAAACCTTAAAAAACTCCAACTCACCTTATCATAAGCTTTTTCAAAATCTACTTTAAATAAAACACATTCCTTACCTTCTTTTCTCGCATAATCCACCACCTCGTTCGTCACCACCACTCCATCAAGCAATTGCCTACCGGGTACAAAGACACTTTGACACGGAGAAATAATAGAAGTAAGCACTCCCTTTAATCTACCCGCCAAAAGCTTAACCACCACCTTATATAAGCAACCCACCAAACATATGGGCCTAAAATCATCTAACCCGATTGGATTGTTAGATTTAGGAATAAgagtcaaaaaagaagaagtgatcATCTTAGAAATGGGTCTTCcaagaaaaaaataattgaagaaaTTGATGAAATATTCTTTAATGAAATGCCAACATTTCTTAATGAAAAGAAAAGAGTACCCGTCTGGTCCCGAACTCTTGTTTCCACCACACTCCCAAACCGCCTCTTTAATCTCATCTTCAAGAAAAGGTTTCTCGAGCCCCCTCGCCTCCTCCCTACTAATCGCATTAAAGTGAATACCGTCTAACACCGGTCTAACCTCTTCTGGTTCAACAAATTTATTTCCAAAACCACCTCTCTAACCTCCTCCACCGACTCCACCATGCCTCCCGAGGAAAGAATCGGACCTATATGATTATGTCTTCTTCTTTGCTTCATCACTTTGTGAAAAAAAACCACTATTAGCATCTCCTTCTTTAAGCCACTTCAACCTAGACTTTTGCAAGAGCATATTTTCTTTAATTCTCAAATTCCGCCAAAAACCACACGTCGCCTCTTTTCAAAAAGCAAGTTTTCCTCAAAAGATGAATTAGCAAAAGGAATAGAATCTAACCTTTCATCGGCAAGATTAATGTCGTTGACACCTTCCTCTATATCCAAGTCAATCTTTCCGAAAACATCCTTATTCCACCTTTTGAGTTTGTCTTTTAAAAGTCTAagtttttctttcaaaacaaagtcCCCTCTTCCTTCCACCTTCAAGCTCTTCCACTCCTTTTCAACAAACGGTATGAAAGAATCAAACaaaaaccattcattattgaacttGAAAGGTTTCGGCCCCCAATTGTATTTATCCGTCAAAATCCAAATGGGATAATGGTCCGAAATATCCCTATCGTCGATCATTTTACCAATAACTTCCCATCTATTCACAACTTTGTGAGATAATAGGAAACGATCAATCCTACTCATAGACTTGCCATCTCTGCTAAACCACGTATATTTTTTCCCCTTACACGGAATATCCACCAAAGCACTCTTATGAATAAAATCCGCAAAAAGCTCCGCCTCTTTCTTATTTACCACTCCCGCCCTCCCTTTTCTTTCTCTAACATTCTTGATAGCATTGAAATCTCCTCCTATTATCCATTCTCCGTCCCTAAAAGCCTCTTCAAATTAAGAATTTCGTCCCACATCACCTTCTTCTTAGAAAGATCGCAAGAAGAATACACATTCACAACGTAATATAAGTCCTCCTTCCAACACACTTTAATACCTAAGAATCCTTCCCCTTTAAAGCTATGCAAGACCTCCATGTTGTTTTTCTTCCATAAAGTAATCAAACCACCCGATCTTCCTACCGAATTAGAAAAAGAGAAACCAATGTCCGCATTTCTCCAAAAGCTATAAGCAAAATCATCATTCATGTTAGAAATTTTAGTTTCTTGAATGAGGAAAATGTCCGCGTTACGTTTGTTGATTAAAccacttattcttcttcttttgagcgCATTCGCTCCCCCTCTAACATTCAAAGATCCAATAATCATTTCCCACCATTTTTATGCTCCTCCCTTTTATCTCCTTCCACTTCTCTCTTTTGTTCCAAACTTTCAATCCTACTAATAAGCTTACTCCGGCCCTCCTCATCCACCACCCCCAGTGCAACAAATGCCTCCCAAAGTTTGTTCCCCACATCCCTATTTAAAAATTCCCATTTCCTTCCGTCGTTTCTACAAATATCCGACTCCTCCATTTGGTTCCCGTAGCACAATGAAGTTTTACCACTACATACTCCATCCTCCTCCGTATTTTTACTTTCAACCCCCTTTGACTTCCCATAATCTTTGAATATACTACTTTTTTTAGATTTAAAGATATTTCCGATTCCCTTACCTTTATTACCAGTCTTCCCCACCATATTCACCAACTTGTATTTGATCTTTTTCCCCACTATTCTACCTTCAGCATCATTAAAGGAACATCCCACAATAGTCTGTAAGGAATCATTAACCTCTAACCTATTAACAAAAGAATCCGCTGTAGCTCTCCTCCCATATCCTGCTCCAGAAAAATTCTCAGACATGCTGCCATTAACAACGCAACGGCTTCCTTGCGCTCCAGCCTTAAGGGACTGACTAAGCTGCTTACTGGTAGCAAACTTGCTAACCTCAACAGAGCCATCTTCGCCAACTCTTCTGGTTAGCAGCACCGGACCCTGAACATCAATATTGGCATCGCAATCGTTCCCTTGAATTCTATTGCCCCTCATCCTTCTAACTCTGCTCACAGACGACTCAAACAACCCCCTGTCACTAACCTGCACAATAGGAGTCTTACCCGCCTCCTTGACTTTTCGCATTTCCATCGTACCATCACACTGCCGAATCGAAGAAGGTTTGGTCAAAGCAGTAACAGCATCCCTTCTGCCTTTGAACTCAGAACTGGGCTTCTTAGAAAATTGTTCAATACTGTTAGTGTAACCTTCGGATCCCTTCGAGTCGTCCTCTCCCTCATCTTCAACGAACCAATCCTCTTCCGATTCCGATAAGCTTTCAACAGAAGGATCAGAATCTTTACCTTTTGAGAAGGAACTGAACTGATTCAGGGCCTCTTCCCTAACACATAACTTGAACAAAACATCATCTATAACTGCATTGACAGTATCCGGTAGCTTAACGGCAAAAGGTAAGCTGACCAAAACTCTTGCCATGTCAAAGGATTCACCTTTCGCAGTTGGTTCATCTATGCAAATAAACCTCCCCCACAATTCAGCCAATGCAACGAAGAAATCGGCAGACCAAGAATGAACCGGAATCCCATATATTCTAATCAAAACATCCCTAGTTTCATCTACCATAGATGCTTCCCATTTGACAATATCTGTAAACCAATCCTTCCACAAACTCTCCCCTTCTCTTATCAAGTCTTCAATAAAACCTTCCTCTAATTCCTCTAGCAGACACAAATTACTCCCTAAAGGAGACACTTTCACCGCAAAAACACCTTCCATATCAAAGTGTGTCTGAATATTGTACGCTGAACCTGGAATGCAAACTTTGTCCACGTATGCTTTGGCTAGTCTATCTCTCCGATCAACCGCAGAGGTGAAACTTAAAGAGTTGTTCACAACCCCTTTTACACCGCTAACCGAGGGAACGTTATTCACCACCTCTGCATAAGACTTATCCTTCCTAATAGAATCTGCCGCCCTGAACTTGACCTTACTCACATTAGCACACCTCTCCTGTAATCTGTCATTGCTTCCCCTAACAGTCCCTCCAGTCCTCCTAACCCCGTTATACTGATCCCTGTTATATCTAGGGAGATTAACATGTATCTTCTTACCTACTATGACAATGTTATCCAGACGAACTACAAGCAGCCTCCCATCACTTACCTCCACGAAACGAGCAAACCCGAACCTCTTCCCAAAGCAATATCTCCTGGGTGAAATAGCAACCTCAACCACACTCCCAATGCAACCAAACAACTCCAAAAGATCTTTTGCAGTAGACTCCTCCGGAAATTCAGAAACATACATGGAAGTAACCTCCTTTGCCTGAACCTGTAAATTTCGATT
It contains:
- the LOC131637147 gene encoding uncharacterized protein LOC131637147, with the protein product MNDDFAYSFWRNADIGFSFSNSVGRSGGLITLWKKNNMEVLHSFKGEGFLEAFRDGEWIIGGDFNAIKNVRERKGRAGVVNKKEAELFADFIHKSALVDIPCKGKKYTWFSRDGKSMSRIDRFLLSHKVVNRWEVIGKMIDDRDISDHYPIWILTDKYNWGPKPFKFNNEWFLFDSFIPFVEKEWKSLKVEGRGDFVLKEKLRLLKDKLKRWNKDVFGKIDLDIEEGVNDINLADERLDSIPFANSSFEENLLFEKRRRVVFGGI